The following coding sequences are from one Phenylobacterium glaciei window:
- a CDS encoding BLUF domain-containing protein — protein MSQEISSSRTLHRLIYASRQAFTPEMNPNEEIDGLIRASIRNNSATALTGLLLVHDGWFLQALEGPAGAVMTTYQRILNDPRHTESRVLSAGPASGREFGDWNMCARRVSAADDAILDTLSQRQVFDPTTLTDLAALRLLKAVRGIQDRTALSA, from the coding sequence ATGTCGCAGGAAATTTCCAGCAGCCGGACGCTGCACCGCCTGATCTATGCCAGCCGGCAAGCCTTTACGCCGGAGATGAACCCCAATGAGGAGATCGACGGCCTGATCCGGGCCTCGATCCGAAACAACAGCGCCACGGCTCTCACCGGCCTGCTGCTGGTCCATGACGGCTGGTTCCTGCAGGCCCTGGAGGGCCCCGCCGGGGCGGTAATGACCACCTATCAGCGCATCCTCAACGACCCGCGCCACACCGAGAGCCGAGTGCTCTCCGCCGGCCCCGCGAGCGGCCGTGAGTTCGGCGACTGGAACATGTGCGCCCGCCGCGTCAGCGCCGCCGACGACGCCATCCTCGACACCCTGTCGCAACGCCAGGTCTTCGATCCGACCACGCTGACCGACCTCGCGGCCCTGCGCCTGCTGAAGGCGGTGCGCGGCATCCAAGATCGGACCGCGCTCAGCGCCTAG